The Zingiber officinale cultivar Zhangliang chromosome 10A, Zo_v1.1, whole genome shotgun sequence genome contains a region encoding:
- the LOC122026518 gene encoding protein FAR1-RELATED SEQUENCE 5-like, with protein sequence MQMEMEMEMEMCDEGNGSSLELRISMQSCVASLVPPSSQRRLPGPSLLPALPPWSLPPPSVASSAVPSSSAQNSLPALASRFLLQRRLLPASPPPQCQAPAPKTPSLPYPLDDQRRLPPSDLHCRLLPASGTSSAALVACGLPSSTSCRPPASPPFCLEFQVIIMEGESTSCRHLNFNENEASREGDFDVIDEGLNIETDLDIPQMGLEFDTEEDAYQFYLSYAKKVGFGIRRGKIHNDKSGKLLDRVFYCCAQGKRGKDKRDIYVKASRDETRFGCEAKMKISNRRKSKFTVVQFVKEHNHYLSSPNKTHLYRSHRNISFSAAKQIEFASDVGIPPKASHDLMVRQVGGRENLGFIAEDYKNYLRSKRTINMRVGDTGGVLEYLQKMQFDDPNFFYAIQVDEDDLITNIFWSDAKIRADYANFGDVVCFDTTYRKNNEGRPIVLFVGVNHHKQSILFGVALLYDETSLTFEWLFNTLTKAMGEKKPTTILTDQDAAMAKALASRWPETHHRLCIWHIYQNAAIHLSGVFSQFRDFAKDFASCVYDFDEEEDFISAWNIMLAKYALEDNDWLRRMYNIKEKWALVYGRQMFCADMTTTQRSESMNSIVKKYVTYKHKFLDFFNHFQRLLDDRRYEELKADFRSSTTVPYLMFPIEILKRASEIYTPEVYKCFQQEWCLSHDSSLEICEDADTFAKYKVTPLKKKHHHIVTLDKKSEKIECSCKKYEFAGILCSHILKIFTWNNIMKIPSQYVLKRWTRKAKIGFFGVNDSMTNSASLDPKVLQNMRYKDLCGLNVQLVTKAAERDDTYKVVKDVMLSLCKMVDDKLQVNESNIQQSKVSQESWEFDYGEGNSTGVKGIKTKKKTVSGKRLKGGLEKTSRKRKASSKTNQASMIGVDQTISSMAIVQCDRINQQSINFSLIGSSVDNVSMTESQFPSLLASQLSQLAAFAIAALLASCN encoded by the exons CGTCGCCTCCCTGGTCCCTCCCTCCTCCCAGCGTCGCCTCCCTGGTCCCTCCCTCCTCCCAGCGTTGCCTCCCTGGTCCCTCCCTCCTCCCAGCGTCGCCTCCTCCGCAGTGCCAAGCTCCAGCGCCCAAAACTCCCTCCCTGCCCTAGCCTCGCGATTTCTTCTCCAGCGTCGCCTCCTCCCAGCGTCGCCTCCTCCGCAGTGCCAAGCTCCAGCGCCCAAAACTCCCTCCCTGCCCTACCCTCTCGACGACCAGCGCCGCCTCCCTCCCTCCGACCTCCACTGCCGCCTCCTCCCAGCGTCGGGGACCTCCAGCGCCGCCCTCGTCGCCTGCGGCCTCCCGTCCTCCACCTCCTGCCGACCTCCAGCTTCACCTCCGTTTTGTTTAG AGTTTCAAGTAATTATCATGGAGGGTGAATCTACGAGTTGTCGTCATTTGAATTTTAACGAAAATGAAGCTAGTCGGGAAGGGGACTTTGATGTTATTGATGAAG GCTTAAATATTGAAACAGATTTGGATATACCACAAATGGGGTTGGAATTTGATACAGAAGAAGatgcatatcaattttatttgtcatatgcTAAAAAAGTTGGATTTGGCATAAGGAGAGGTAAAATCCACAATGATAAATCGGGTAAATTACTTGATAGAGTTTTTTATTGTTGTGCCCAAGGCAAAAGAGGAAAAGACAAACGAGATATTTATGTCAAAGCAAGTCGTGATGAAACTAGATTTGGTTGTGAGGCTAAAATGAAGATTAGTAATCGGAGAAAAAGCAAGTTTACTGTGGTGCAAtttgttaaagagcataatcattatctcTCAAGTCCAAACAAAACTCATCTCTATAGAAGTCATAGAAATATATCTTTTTCTGCAGCGAAACAGATTGAGTTTGCAAGTGATGTGGGAATCCCCCCAaaagcatctcatgatcttatggtgaGACAAGTAGGTGGGAGGGAGAATTTAGGATTTATTGCTGAGGATTACAAAAACTACTTGCGATCCAAAAGAACAATAAATATGAGAGTTGGGGATACAGGAGGTGTATTGGAGTATTTGCAGAAAATGCAGTTtgatgatcctaattttttttatgctattcaagttgatgaagatgatttgattactaatattttttggtCTGATGCTAAGATAAGAGCTGATTATGCTAATTTTGGAGATGTTGTTTGCTTTGATACAACCTACAGAAAAAACAATGAAGGTCGGCCAATTGTGTTGTTTGTGGGTGTTAATCATCATAAACAATCGATACTTTTTGGTGTtgctttattatatgatgaaactAGTTTGACTTTTGAGTGGTTGTTTAATACATTAACTAAAGCTATGGGTGAGAAAAAACCAACTACTATTCTTACGGATCAAGATGCAGCAATGGCAAAGGCATTAGCTTCTAGATGGCCTGAAACACATCATCGTTTGTGCATTTGGCACATTTATCAAAATGCCGCCATACATTTGAGTGGAGTTTTTTCTCAGTTTAGAGACTTTGCTAAAGATTTTGCCTCATGTgtatatgattttgatgaagaggaagattttatttcagcATGGAACATTATGTTGGCCAAGTATGCACTTGAAGATAATGATTGGTTGAGGCGCATGTACAACATAAAGGAAAAGTGGGCTTTAGTATATGGACGACAAATGTTTTGTGCAGATatgactacaacccaaagaagtgagagcatgaatagTATTGTGAAAAAATATGTCACTTATAAACACAAGTTTTTAGACTTCTTCAATCACTTCCAAAGACTCCTTGATGATCGTCGATATGAGGAATTAAAAGCTGATTTCAGATCAAGTACAACTGTTCCATATTTAATGTTTCCAATTGAGATTTTAAAGCGTGCTAGTGAAATTTATACTCCTGAGGTatacaagtgttttcaacaagaATGGTGCTTATCTCATGATTCTAGTCTTGAAATTTGTGAGGATGCTGATACATTTGCAAAATATAAAGTTACTCCTCTAAAAAAGAAACACCATCATATAGTTACACTTGATAAGAAGTCTGAAAAAATTGAGTGTAGTTGCAAAAAATATGAATTTGCTGGAATTTTGTGTTCTCATATTCTGAAAATATTTACGTGGAATAATATCATGAAGATCCCAAGTCAGTATGTACTGAAAAGGTGGACAAGAAAAGCAAAAATTGGATTTTTTGGAGTTAATGATTCAATGACCAACAGtgctagtttggatccaaaagTACTTCAAAACATGCGATACAAAGATTTGTGTGGGTTGAATGTTCAGTTGGTTACCAAGGCAGCAGAAAGAGATGACACTTACAAGGTTGTTAAAGATGTTATGTTGAGCTTGTGTAAGATGGTGGATGATAAGTTACAAGTTAATGAATCTAATATCCAACAATCAAAAGTGAGCCAAGAATCTTGGGAATTTGATTATGGTGAAGGGAACTCTACTGGAGTGAAAGGAATTAAAACCAAGAAGAAAACAGTCTCAGGTAAAAGGTTGAAAGGTGGGTTAGAGAAGActtcaaggaaaagaaaagcaTCGAGCAAAACAAATCAAGCTTCAATGATT GGTGTAGATCAAACTATTTCCAGTATGGCCATCGTACAATGTGACCGGATCAATCAACAA TCTATTAATTTCTCATTAATTGGTAGCTCCGTTGATAATGTTAGTATGACTGAGTCTCAATTCCCATCATTATTAGCATCACAACTTTCTCAA TTAGCAGCATTTGCCATTGCTGCACTGCTTGCAAGTTGTAATTAA